In Deltaproteobacteria bacterium, the genomic window TGTTGTCGTGCAGGGGCAGCACGGATCAGACCCCCTCGGCCTCCGAAACTGATTTCTTGGGTCCCAGAAACTTTTCCCGGATTCGCTCGATGAGCACATAGAGCAGGGGCACCAAGAGCAGACTCAAAAACGTCGAGGCGATCATGCCCCCGAACACGGCCGTCCCCAGGGAATGGCGGCTGGCCGCTCCGGCCCCCTCAGCGATGACCAGGGGCAAAACTCCGAGGATGAATGCAAAGGCGGTCATCAGGATAGGCCGGACCCGTTCCCGGGCGGCCATCATGGCCGACTCGGTGATGCCGTGGCCGTCTTCCCGCAACTGCTTGGCGAACTCGACGATCAGGATGGCGTTCTTGCTCGACAGTCCGATCAGCATGACCAATCCGATCTGGCAATAGACGTCGTTGACCAACCCTCGCATGCTCTGGGCCACCAAAGCCCCCAGCAGGGCAAGAGGCACGGCCAACATGACCATGAGCGGCATGGTCCAGCTCTCGTATTGGGCGGCCAGGAACAGGAACACGAAAACAAGGGCCAGACCGAAGATCAGCGGGGCCATTCCACCCGATTCGAGCTCCTGCAGGGCGGTTCCCGTCCACTCGAATCCATAACCGTCCGGCAGTATGGCTTCGGCCAAGGCCTCCATGGCCGAAATGGCCTGGCCGGAGCTATATCCCGGAGCACTGTCGCCGTTGATGGAAACGGCCCGGTAGATGTTGTAGTGCTTGACGGCCTGCACCCCTCGCTGAAGTTCCACCTTGACCAGGGTGCTCAGGGGAACCATGGTCCCGGCGGCATTGCGGACATAGAGCTTGGAAATGTCGGTCAGATCCTTTCGGTCGCTGTCCCGGGCCTGGATGAAGACCCTGTAAATTC contains:
- a CDS encoding hydrophobe/amphiphile efflux-1 family RND transporter — its product is GDMIAAQNDYPALQGLSTTFEVDYPQYYIDLDRTKAAAMGVNISDVFTTLQAYLGSMYINDFNKFGRIYRVFIQARDSDRKDLTDISKLYVRNAAGTMVPLSTLVKVELQRGVQAVKHYNIYRAVSINGDSAPGYSSGQAISAMEALAEAILPDGYGFEWTGTALQELESGGMAPLIFGLALVFVFLFLAAQYESWTMPLMVMLAVPLALLGALVAQSMRGLVNDVYCQIGLVMLIGLSSKNAILIVEFAKQLREDGHGITESAMMAARERVRPILMTAFAFILGVLPLVIAEGAGAASRHSLGTAVFGGMIASTFLSLLLVPLLYVLIERIREKFLGPKKSVSEAEGV